In one Pseudomonas sp. 31-12 genomic region, the following are encoded:
- a CDS encoding helix-turn-helix transcriptional regulator: MTLSLDDIAWHRSVGQLIDALDKPNFWTQLVRLLDQYVTFDSWVALLFSADQHPQVFAECPGEGGSPDQLFQDYLRGLYLLDPFYIACREQSRTGLYRLSEVAPEHFELTEYYQRYFRLNVVADEIQFNCQLEGDRTLCLSLGSKQRFSGQQIALLSLIQPWVLGLLRQRLPYEINEVVALAPAPVQGDWRVQLEASVQQLKGAQLTARELDVGRLMLSGCSSKEIARKLEISAETVKVHKKHMYSKLGIKSQSELFSIFLQAQNA; this comes from the coding sequence ATGACACTTTCATTAGACGATATCGCTTGGCACCGCTCGGTCGGGCAACTGATCGACGCCCTGGACAAGCCCAATTTCTGGACGCAGCTGGTGCGCCTGCTGGACCAGTACGTGACCTTCGACAGCTGGGTGGCGCTGCTTTTCAGCGCGGACCAGCACCCGCAAGTGTTCGCCGAATGCCCGGGCGAGGGCGGCAGCCCCGACCAGTTGTTCCAGGATTATCTGCGTGGGCTCTATTTGCTAGACCCGTTCTACATCGCCTGCCGCGAGCAATCGCGCACCGGCCTGTATCGCCTGTCGGAAGTGGCGCCGGAGCATTTCGAGCTGACCGAGTATTACCAACGCTACTTTCGTCTGAATGTGGTGGCCGATGAAATTCAGTTCAATTGCCAGCTCGAAGGCGATCGCACGCTGTGCCTGTCGCTGGGCAGCAAGCAGCGTTTCAGCGGCCAGCAGATTGCCTTGCTGTCGCTGATCCAGCCGTGGGTGCTCGGCCTGTTGCGCCAGCGCCTGCCCTACGAAATCAACGAAGTCGTGGCGCTTGCACCGGCACCGGTCCAGGGCGATTGGCGGGTGCAGCTGGAGGCGTCGGTGCAGCAACTCAAGGGCGCGCAATTGACCGCCCGGGAGCTGGATGTCGGGCGCTTGATGCTCAGCGGTTGCTCCAGTAAAGAAATCGCCCGTAAGCTGGAAATCTCTGCTGAAACCGTGAAAGTCCATAAGAAACACATGTACAGCAAACTGGGGATCAAATCCCAGTCGGAGCTGTTTTCGATATTTCTCCAGGCGCAAAATGCCTGA
- a CDS encoding GtrA family protein, translated as MKALWKAFSTYAVVGVANTLIHWQIFYVLTVAAELSQAASNFAAFCVAATFSFYVHALYTFEAGASVLRYLLYVFFVGVMSFVVGHYADVWKIHGLVTVGSFSLLSMICGLFFSGFVLYGEREA; from the coding sequence ATGAAAGCCTTATGGAAAGCATTCTCCACCTATGCGGTCGTTGGCGTGGCCAATACGCTGATTCACTGGCAGATCTTTTACGTACTCACCGTCGCCGCCGAGCTGAGTCAGGCCGCCAGTAATTTTGCTGCGTTTTGTGTGGCCGCGACCTTCTCATTCTATGTGCATGCGCTTTACACGTTTGAGGCCGGGGCATCGGTCCTTCGTTATCTGTTGTATGTGTTCTTTGTGGGGGTCATGAGTTTTGTGGTCGGGCATTACGCCGATGTATGGAAAATCCACGGGCTGGTGACCGTAGGGTCGTTCTCGTTGTTGAGTATGATCTGCGGGCTCTTCTTTTCGGGATTTGTCCTGTATGGAGAGCGCGAAGCGTGA
- a CDS encoding ATP-binding protein, translating to MSELSNRRILLIDDTPSIHDDFRKILTPVSVQHVELDEMEATLFGSEVKATTALFELDSAYGGQEGLGKLTLALQENRPYALAFVDMRMPEGWDGAQTIEHLWQEDPRLQVVVCTAYSDYSWDELLDRLHAHDRLLILKKPFDNIEVQQMASTLLTKWEMTERAFVQMSHLEHLVDQRTTEFKQASVALQREIDERKQLESQLVQSEKLASLGQLAAGVAHEINNPIGFISSNLGSLDGYFKQLQEMLDAYREAEEAIASSEVIERLGQLRERIELEFLRDDIPLLIKESKEGINRVGQIVKDLKDFSRVDSNLEWQWTNLQQGIESTLNIVANELKYKADVVKVYQLLPDIECLPSQINQVIMNLIVNASQAMGPQRGTITLSTGVEGERVWIEVADTGSGIAPDSLQKIFDPFFTTKPVGQGTGLGLSLSYGIVKKHRGDISVRSEVGVGTTFRVELPVHQTHSAA from the coding sequence ATGAGTGAGCTTTCGAACCGGCGCATTCTGCTGATCGACGACACGCCGTCCATTCACGATGACTTTCGCAAGATCCTCACCCCGGTTTCGGTGCAGCACGTCGAACTGGACGAAATGGAAGCCACGCTTTTTGGCAGTGAAGTCAAAGCCACCACTGCCCTGTTCGAACTGGATTCGGCGTATGGCGGCCAGGAAGGCCTGGGCAAACTGACTCTGGCCTTGCAGGAAAACCGCCCCTACGCCCTCGCGTTCGTCGACATGCGCATGCCTGAAGGCTGGGATGGCGCGCAGACGATCGAGCATCTGTGGCAGGAAGACCCGCGCCTGCAAGTGGTGGTGTGTACCGCGTATTCCGACTATTCCTGGGACGAACTGCTGGACCGTCTCCACGCCCACGATCGCTTGCTGATCCTGAAAAAACCGTTCGACAACATCGAAGTCCAGCAGATGGCCAGCACTCTTCTGACCAAATGGGAAATGACCGAACGCGCGTTTGTGCAGATGAGCCACCTGGAGCATCTGGTGGACCAGCGCACCACCGAATTCAAACAGGCCAGCGTGGCGTTGCAGCGCGAAATCGACGAGCGCAAACAGCTTGAATCGCAACTGGTGCAATCGGAAAAACTCGCTTCCCTGGGGCAATTGGCGGCCGGTGTCGCCCATGAGATCAACAACCCCATCGGCTTCATTTCCTCCAACCTCGGCAGCCTCGACGGCTACTTCAAGCAACTGCAGGAAATGCTCGACGCCTATCGCGAGGCCGAAGAGGCGATTGCGTCGAGTGAGGTGATCGAGCGGCTTGGGCAGTTACGTGAGCGGATCGAACTGGAGTTTCTGCGCGACGACATTCCGTTGCTGATCAAGGAATCCAAGGAGGGCATCAACCGCGTCGGGCAGATCGTCAAGGACCTGAAGGACTTCTCCCGCGTGGACTCGAACCTGGAATGGCAGTGGACCAATCTGCAACAAGGCATCGAATCGACCCTGAACATCGTCGCCAATGAACTCAAGTACAAGGCCGATGTGGTGAAGGTGTATCAGCTGCTGCCCGACATCGAATGCCTGCCGTCGCAAATCAATCAGGTGATCATGAACCTGATCGTCAACGCATCCCAGGCGATGGGCCCACAACGGGGCACCATCACCCTGAGCACCGGGGTTGAGGGTGAACGGGTGTGGATTGAAGTGGCAGACACCGGGTCCGGCATTGCGCCGGACAGCCTGCAGAAAATCTTCGACCCGTTCTTCACCACCAAACCGGTGGGCCAGGGCACAGGGCTTGGGTTGTCCCTGTCCTATGGCATTGTGAAGAAGCATCGGGGGGATATTTCGGTGCGCAGTGAGGTGGGCGTGGGCACTACGTTCCGGGTCGAGTTGCCGGTGCACCAGACACACTCCGCCGCCTGA
- a CDS encoding APC family permease yields the protein MARLQRTLSLGSVVLFGIAYMTPIIVLGTFGILAQSTAGMVPAAYLAALVAMFFTAMSYGRMASAFPVAGSAYSYVRKAISPKLGFIAGWAVLLDYLFLPMAIWLIGAAYLNSAFPAVPQWIWVLAFIGITSAINIVGLKLANGINAMLMLVQFLVLIAFVALCIHYVGGDASTPLWSIKPFFNGDMQMPLIMSGAAIACYSFLGFDAVSTLTEETRDPRRTIPRAIMLITLIGGLIFVSVSYFVQIAHPSFQFDSVDSAAYEIARNIGGDLFVTIFLIGLIVGQFASGLSAQASGSRLLFAMGRDGVLPKSFFGSLHERFGTPVNSILLCAVVALLALKLDVTTSTSFINFGAFLAFSLVNLSVIFHYWIGGENKGLREFVLFLLFPFIGLAADLWLMVSLDHLAIYLGLSWLAIGVVYLAVLTGGFRRQPPEMDFQEAT from the coding sequence ATGGCTCGTTTGCAACGCACCCTGTCATTGGGTTCGGTGGTGCTGTTCGGCATCGCCTACATGACGCCGATCATCGTGCTCGGCACCTTTGGCATCCTCGCTCAATCCACCGCCGGCATGGTTCCGGCCGCGTATCTGGCGGCGCTGGTGGCGATGTTTTTCACCGCCATGAGCTACGGACGAATGGCCTCGGCGTTCCCCGTCGCCGGCTCCGCCTACAGCTATGTACGCAAGGCGATCAGCCCGAAACTCGGCTTCATCGCCGGCTGGGCAGTGCTGCTCGACTACCTGTTCCTGCCGATGGCGATCTGGCTGATCGGCGCCGCCTACCTCAACTCCGCATTCCCGGCTGTGCCGCAGTGGATCTGGGTGCTGGCCTTCATCGGCATTACCAGCGCGATCAACATCGTCGGTCTGAAATTGGCCAACGGCATCAACGCCATGCTGATGCTCGTGCAGTTCCTTGTGCTGATCGCCTTCGTCGCATTGTGCATCCATTACGTCGGCGGCGATGCGAGCACGCCATTGTGGTCGATCAAGCCGTTCTTCAACGGTGACATGCAGATGCCGCTGATCATGAGCGGCGCGGCCATCGCCTGTTACTCGTTCCTCGGTTTCGACGCGGTCAGCACCCTGACTGAAGAAACCCGCGACCCACGCCGCACCATCCCGCGGGCGATCATGCTGATTACCCTGATCGGCGGGCTGATCTTCGTCAGCGTCTCGTACTTCGTGCAGATCGCCCATCCCTCGTTCCAGTTCGACAGCGTTGACTCGGCAGCCTATGAAATCGCCCGCAACATCGGTGGCGACCTGTTTGTGACGATCTTCCTGATCGGCTTGATCGTCGGCCAGTTCGCCTCGGGCCTGTCGGCTCAGGCCAGCGGCTCGCGTCTGTTATTCGCGATGGGGCGCGACGGCGTGCTGCCAAAATCGTTTTTCGGCAGCCTGCATGAGCGCTTTGGCACACCGGTCAACAGCATCCTGTTGTGCGCTGTGGTCGCGTTGCTGGCGTTGAAACTGGACGTCACCACCTCAACCTCGTTCATCAACTTCGGCGCGTTCCTGGCGTTCAGCCTGGTGAATTTGTCGGTGATCTTTCATTACTGGATCGGCGGCGAGAACAAAGGCCTGCGTGAGTTCGTGTTGTTCCTGCTGTTCCCGTTCATTGGCCTGGCGGCCGATTTGTGGCTGATGGTCAGCCTCGATCACCTGGCGATTTATCTGGGCCTGAGCTGGCTGGCGATTGGCGTGGTGTATCTGGCGGTGCTGACCGGTGGATTCCGCCGCCAGCCACCGGAGATGGATTTCCAGGAGGCCACCTGA
- a CDS encoding glucosyltransferase domain-containing protein, giving the protein MKISEWLDKELTGRQVGLIFLFATLIYVLPLLLADFPYIDDNWRALAAGTGWAQEGRLFAQWFYNLLTFSGAAPNIFPLPLLIATLAMSWALTRLTFHYFPEPTFAHCLVLLPLWYNPFFLQNLSYQYDGPTMALSLVAVIYAITFQSPSRVQQLLIPAALIALAIGLYQVSFNVFLGLCCLELLRGASDKLAWPAWWRLIGCKVVQIGLAGLIYYATAYSFMNQSRTSLLNWAATPLLQVEINAGRVLEKIVLLFHGGFAWVFAALLLCAVAGAVCVGQRVVERADTGLEKTTIGLLCLLLLPVLMVLVPGASLFFRDFNEGARTLMGFAVVLVLLFYLSHRALASVHGKLPLLLLVPLLAMLSLSFAYGRVLTLQKTFATNALYALSADIASRPALRDAKRIYMSVTYSDHWLVSAAGSFKQMPVLHYLLNTDFYMLAENLPKAGITNVVREKERRNATRVGYQGYPPLVDSLFYRIYLLGDYGFIVIKEPVRVPSLQW; this is encoded by the coding sequence ATGAAGATCAGCGAATGGCTCGACAAAGAGCTCACAGGCCGTCAGGTCGGGTTGATATTTCTTTTTGCGACGCTGATTTACGTCCTGCCGCTGCTCCTCGCGGATTTCCCCTACATCGATGACAACTGGCGTGCCCTGGCCGCCGGTACCGGCTGGGCGCAGGAGGGCCGGCTGTTCGCGCAATGGTTCTACAACCTGCTGACTTTCAGCGGTGCCGCGCCGAATATCTTCCCGTTGCCGCTGTTGATCGCCACGCTGGCAATGAGTTGGGCCCTGACCCGGCTGACATTTCACTACTTCCCCGAACCGACGTTTGCCCATTGCCTGGTGCTGCTGCCGCTTTGGTACAACCCGTTTTTCCTGCAAAACCTGTCGTACCAATACGACGGACCGACCATGGCCCTGAGCCTGGTGGCGGTGATCTACGCGATCACGTTTCAAAGCCCCTCGCGCGTCCAGCAACTGCTGATACCCGCCGCGCTGATTGCCTTGGCCATCGGGCTTTATCAGGTCAGCTTCAATGTGTTTCTCGGGCTCTGTTGCCTGGAGTTGCTGCGGGGGGCGAGCGACAAATTGGCATGGCCCGCGTGGTGGCGCTTGATCGGCTGCAAAGTCGTTCAAATAGGTCTGGCCGGGTTGATCTATTACGCCACCGCCTATTCCTTCATGAATCAGAGCCGTACCTCGTTGTTGAATTGGGCAGCGACGCCGCTGCTGCAAGTTGAAATCAATGCGGGCCGAGTGCTGGAAAAAATCGTGCTGCTGTTCCATGGCGGCTTTGCCTGGGTGTTCGCCGCGCTTTTGCTGTGCGCCGTCGCCGGTGCCGTGTGCGTGGGGCAGCGTGTGGTGGAGCGTGCGGACACAGGCCTGGAAAAAACTACCATCGGCCTGCTGTGTCTTTTGCTCTTGCCTGTCCTGATGGTGCTGGTGCCGGGGGCCTCGTTGTTTTTCCGCGACTTCAATGAAGGCGCCCGCACCTTGATGGGTTTTGCTGTGGTGCTGGTGCTGCTGTTCTACCTGAGCCATCGGGCGTTGGCGTCGGTGCATGGAAAACTGCCGTTGCTGTTGCTGGTTCCGCTGTTGGCGATGCTCTCGCTGTCCTTTGCTTATGGACGTGTGCTGACGTTACAAAAAACCTTCGCGACGAATGCGCTGTATGCCTTGAGTGCCGACATCGCTTCGCGCCCGGCATTGCGCGACGCCAAGCGTATTTATATGTCGGTGACGTATTCGGATCACTGGCTGGTGAGCGCAGCCGGGTCGTTCAAGCAGATGCCGGTTTTGCATTACCTGCTGAACACCGACTTTTACATGCTCGCGGAAAACCTGCCCAAGGCAGGCATTACCAATGTGGTCAGGGAAAAGGAACGGCGCAACGCCACGCGAGTGGGATACCAGGGTTATCCACCGCTGGTGGACAGCCTGTTCTATCGCATTTATCTGCTGGGGGATTACGGCTTTATCGTTATCAAAGAACCCGTCCGCGTCCCCTCGCTGCAGTGGTGA
- a CDS encoding carbon-nitrogen hydrolase family protein: MKVELAQLAGRDNGTAYNLERALAAIAACKADTQLIVFPETHLMGFPSAATVAQTAEPLDGPTVSAIVAAARERNIAVVIGMAENDNGRFYNTTLLITPDGIALKYRKTHLWASDRGVFEAGDRYATCEWNGVRVGLLICYDIEFPETARALAQLGAELLIVTNGNMDPYGPTHRTAIMARAQENQAFALMVNRVEESDDGLVFAGGSALVDPLGTLLFEAGRDEGQFAVELDFSRLEAARKDYRYLDDQRLKLPGEIVEQASGVRELLIPSR, encoded by the coding sequence ATGAAAGTCGAACTCGCCCAGTTGGCGGGCCGTGACAACGGCACAGCGTACAACCTTGAACGCGCCCTGGCGGCCATCGCTGCCTGCAAGGCTGACACGCAGCTGATCGTCTTCCCGGAAACCCACCTGATGGGCTTTCCGTCCGCCGCCACCGTGGCCCAGACCGCCGAACCGCTGGACGGACCCACCGTCAGCGCCATCGTGGCGGCTGCCCGCGAACGCAACATCGCCGTGGTGATCGGCATGGCCGAGAACGACAACGGCCGCTTCTACAACACCACGCTGCTGATTACTCCGGATGGCATCGCCCTGAAATACCGCAAGACGCACCTGTGGGCGTCGGATCGCGGGGTGTTCGAAGCGGGCGACCGTTACGCCACCTGCGAGTGGAACGGCGTGCGGGTCGGTCTGCTGATTTGCTACGACATCGAGTTCCCGGAAACCGCCCGCGCCCTGGCGCAACTGGGCGCCGAATTGCTGATCGTCACCAACGGCAACATGGACCCCTACGGCCCGACTCACCGCACCGCGATCATGGCCCGCGCCCAGGAAAACCAAGCGTTTGCGCTGATGGTCAACCGCGTGGAAGAGAGCGATGACGGGTTGGTGTTTGCCGGTGGCAGTGCACTGGTGGATCCGCTGGGCACCTTGTTGTTCGAGGCCGGGCGCGATGAAGGGCAGTTTGCGGTTGAACTGGATTTCAGCCGGCTGGAGGCGGCACGCAAGGACTATCGGTATCTGGATGATCAGCGTTTGAAGTTGCCGGGGGAAATCGTCGAGCAGGCTTCTGGCGTGCGGGAGTTGCTGATTCCTTCGCGTTGA
- a CDS encoding FMN-binding glutamate synthase family protein, with the protein MSLSLLSRYAFFAACVIFTLASLPFLEHDWLWPITAVTGVLSLVGLFDLLQSPHAVRRNYPILGNIRYLVEGIRPEIRQYLLESDSDALPFSRAQRSLVYSRAKNESADKPFGTLIDVYQSGFEFIGHSMRPAPLSDPSSFRVIVGGPQCTQPYSASVFNISAMSFGSLSANAIRALNQGAKLGNFAHDTGEGSISAYHRENGGDLTWELGSGYFGCRTADGRFDPERFAAQAQTPQVRMIEIKMSQGAKPGHGGILPKHKVTKEIAETRGILMGEDCISPSRHSAFSTPIELMHFIQQLRELSGGKPVGFKFCLGHPWEFMGIAKAMLETGILPDFIVVDGKEGGTGAAPVEFTDHIGVPMREGLLFVHNTLVGLNLRDKIKLGASGKIVSAFDIASVLAIGADWANSARGFMFAIGCIQSQSCHTNKCPTGVATQDTLRQRALVVPDKAQRVFNFHRNTLKALAEMLAAAGLDHPSQLSAKHLVRRMSATEIKLFSQLHVFLKPGELLTGEVNGEFYSRMWQMARADSFEPNEVVAA; encoded by the coding sequence ATGAGCCTGTCACTCCTGAGCCGCTACGCCTTCTTTGCCGCTTGCGTGATCTTCACCCTCGCCAGCCTGCCCTTCCTCGAACACGACTGGCTCTGGCCGATCACCGCGGTAACCGGCGTCTTGAGCCTCGTGGGCCTGTTCGATCTGCTGCAAAGCCCTCACGCGGTGCGGCGCAACTACCCGATCCTGGGCAATATCCGTTATCTGGTGGAGGGCATTCGCCCGGAGATCCGCCAGTACCTGCTCGAATCCGACAGCGACGCCCTGCCCTTCTCCCGGGCCCAGCGTTCGCTGGTCTATTCGCGGGCCAAGAATGAAAGCGCCGACAAACCCTTCGGCACCCTGATCGATGTGTACCAGTCGGGTTTCGAATTCATCGGCCACTCGATGCGCCCGGCGCCGTTGAGCGACCCGAGCAGTTTCCGGGTCATCGTCGGCGGCCCGCAGTGCACCCAGCCGTACTCGGCCTCGGTGTTCAACATCTCGGCCATGAGCTTCGGCTCGCTCAGCGCCAACGCCATTCGCGCGTTGAACCAGGGCGCCAAACTCGGCAACTTCGCCCACGACACCGGCGAAGGCAGCATCAGCGCGTACCACCGGGAAAACGGCGGCGACCTGACCTGGGAACTGGGCAGCGGCTACTTCGGTTGCCGCACCGCAGACGGACGCTTCGATCCGGAACGCTTCGCCGCACAAGCGCAAACGCCACAAGTGCGGATGATCGAAATCAAGATGTCGCAAGGCGCCAAACCTGGTCACGGCGGCATCCTGCCCAAGCACAAGGTCACCAAGGAGATCGCTGAAACCCGCGGCATCCTGATGGGTGAAGACTGCATCTCGCCGTCGCGACACAGCGCGTTTTCCACGCCGATCGAACTGATGCATTTCATCCAGCAACTGCGCGAGCTGTCCGGCGGCAAACCGGTGGGTTTCAAGTTCTGCCTCGGTCATCCGTGGGAATTCATGGGCATCGCCAAGGCCATGCTGGAGACCGGCATTCTCCCCGACTTCATCGTGGTCGACGGCAAGGAAGGCGGGACCGGCGCCGCCCCTGTGGAATTCACCGACCACATCGGCGTGCCAATGCGCGAAGGCCTGCTGTTCGTGCACAACACGTTGGTCGGCCTGAACCTGCGCGACAAAATCAAACTCGGCGCCAGCGGCAAGATCGTCAGTGCCTTCGACATCGCCAGCGTCCTGGCCATCGGCGCCGACTGGGCCAACTCGGCACGCGGCTTCATGTTCGCCATCGGCTGCATCCAGTCGCAAAGCTGCCACACCAATAAATGCCCGACCGGCGTCGCCACTCAAGACACCCTGCGCCAGCGTGCGCTGGTGGTCCCGGACAAGGCCCAGCGCGTCTTCAACTTCCACCGCAACACGCTCAAGGCGCTGGCGGAAATGCTCGCGGCGGCCGGCCTTGATCATCCATCACAGCTGTCGGCCAAGCATCTGGTGCGGCGTATGTCAGCGACCGAAATCAAGTTGTTCTCGCAGTTGCATGTGTTCCTGAAACCGGGGGAATTGCTCACCGGTGAGGTGAACGGCGAGTTTTACTCGCGGATGTGGCAGATGGCGCGGGCGGACAGTTTTGAGCCTAATGAGGTGGTTGCCGCGTAA